Proteins encoded in a region of the Manduca sexta isolate Smith_Timp_Sample1 chromosome 1, JHU_Msex_v1.0, whole genome shotgun sequence genome:
- the LOC115449932 gene encoding juvenile hormone esterase, producing the protein MRTYSLVLVLAAFGLALAEDTQSDIDETSSEEIVEEKPVLAIPKEKTIIVDTKYGKVEGGLSFSGLYYEFMGIKYAVPVDFKAPEEPPSHSDVYRADIRAVLCPQFPFHDPLTAPSDNPDCLVLNVYTPTSINGSLPVMFFIHGGGFGVGSGSPAFYGPQYLLTHDVILVTVNYRLNAYGFLNLHTKEAPGNAGLKDIRAALRWVRDNIKNFGGDPDNVTIFGHGTGGTAAILMTMSESTKGLFKRVISESGSLFTPQSFDPNPIDTAIQIAKCLEVNTEDPEKLYEVFSETPIIKLEEAIMKQMNSRSVFVPSVETVFEDEEPFLTDTPYNILVQNKSHCVPILIGLNTVEGLTSTLDYFTITSQLDRLVNEDYSVLDQRNLIVPKDEKEDFRNLIKDTYFANTTEEALVGGLINYNSDFSFVGPMDMFIDMYANISSQPVFSYIFNHIGTRNLGRLLTNSSLPATSHYDELFYIFELERLPLPMDEEDARIVTFMTMLWTNFAKYGTPTIDSGTGEWLPYPHNLAIAIEPQYVTSLTPERAQFWRELYQKYGAEINNEI; encoded by the exons ATGCGAACGTACAGCCTTGTGCTGGTGCTGGCCGCTTTCGGCCTGGCTTTGGCTGAAGACACCCAATCGGATATAGATGAGACTTCCAGTGAGGAAATTGTAGAAGAAAAACCTGTTTTGGCCATACCTaaagaaaaaactattattgttGATACTAAATATGGAAAAGTTGAAGGTGGATTATCGTTCAGCGGACTTTATTATGAGTTTATGGGAATAAAATATGCTGTCCCCGTGGATTTTAAG GCCCCCGAAGAACCACCATCGCACTCTGACGTATACAGAGCCGATATCCGCGCAGTATTATGCCCGCAATTTCCCTTCCACGACCCCCTAACCGCTCCGAGTGACAACCCTGATTGCTTAGTCCTCAACGTTTACACCCCTACATCTATCAACGGGTCTCTTCCCGTCATGTTCTTCATTCACGGAGGCGGTTTTGGAGTCGGTTCAGGTTCCCCAGCATTTTACGGCCCGCAATACCTCCTTACACACGATGTTATCCTAGTTACTGTCAATTATAGGCTGAATGCTTACGGCTTCCTTAATCTACATACGAAAGAAGCTCCGGGTAACGCTGGTTTGAAAGATATCAGAGCAGCTTTGCGATGGGTCAGGGATAATATCAAGAATTTCGGCGGAGATCCTGATAATGTTACTATTTTTGGACACGGCACTGGCGGTACTGCTGCCATTTTGATGACAATGTCTGAGTCTACTAAAGGATTGTTTAAACGAGTGATATCAGAGAGCGGGTCGCTCTTTACACCACAGTCTTTTGATCCCAATCCAATTGACACTGCAATTCAAATAGCTAAATGTTTGGAAGTGAATACAGAAGACCCTGAAAAACTTTACGAAGTGTTTTCCGAAACgccaattattaaattagaagaGGCTATTATGAAGCAGATGAATTCTCGTTCGGTCTTCGTTCCGTCAGTAGAGACGGTCTTCGAAGACGAAGAACCCTTCCTAACAGACACTCCTTATAACATTCTGGTTCAGAATAAGTCGCATTGCGTGCCAATTTTAATAGGTCTTAATACTGTGGAAGGATTGACAAGCACTTTGGACTATTTTACGATAACAAGTCAATTAGACCGATTAGTGAACGAAGATTACTCTGTACTGGATCAGAGGAATCTAATAGTTCCTAAAGACGAGAAAGAAGATTTTAGGAATCTAATAAAAGACACTTATTTCGCTAACACGACAGAGGAGGCTTTGGTTGGTggacttattaattataatagtgatTTCTCTTTTGTTGGACCGATGGATATGTTCATTGATATGTACGCTAATATCTCAAGTCAGCCTGTCTTCTCTTATATCTTCAATCATATAGGAACAAGGAATTTAGGAAGGTTGCTAACTAATTCTAGTCTTCCAGCGACTTCGCATTATGATGAATTGTTTTATATCTTCGAATTGGAAAGGCTTCCATTGCCAATGGATGAGGAAGATGCTAGAATCGTCACGTTTATGACGATGCTGTGGACCAACTTTGCTAAATATGG